A DNA window from Hevea brasiliensis isolate MT/VB/25A 57/8 chromosome 2, ASM3005281v1, whole genome shotgun sequence contains the following coding sequences:
- the LOC110669614 gene encoding glutathione S-transferase zeta class-like: MESQRNKEPPLCANGCGFYGTVQNRNLCSKCYEEYQQQEENASSFLHGKVKCSRLLKHHQRSILLTEVSNTVEEDPKKLKLYSYWRSSCSTRVRIALNLKGLSFDYVAVNMAKGEHLTAEYLKLNPLGYVPVLVDGDTVVFDSFAILMYLDDKYPQHPLLPHDLQKKAINYQAANIVSSRIQPLQNQPMLNFVEGKVGLDEKLAWAQYHIGKGFAALEKLLKDHAGRYATGDEVFLADIFLAAQIHPAIKKFNVDMTQFPLLLRLYAAYNEIQSFQNAMPEKQPDTPPSSTS; this comes from the exons ATGGAATCACAACGCAACAAGGAACCACCACTCTGCGCTAATGGCTGTGGCTTCTATGGAACAGTACAGAATCGGAATTTATGCTCCAAGTGTTATGAAGAATACCAACAGCAAGAAGAGAATGCTTCTAGTTTCTTACATGGGAAAGTTAAATGCTCAAGGTTGCTGAAGCATCATCAGCGTAGTATATTACTGACAGAAGTGTCGAAT acaGTTGAAGAAGATCCCAAGAAGCTCAAGCTCTATTCCTACTGGAGAAGCTCCTGCTCCACCCGCGTTCGGATTGCTCTCAATCTCAAag GCCTAAGCTTTGACTATGTAGCTGTTAACATGGCCAAAGGGGAGCACTTGACTGCTG AATATTTGAAACTCAATCCTCTTGGCTATGTGCCTGTGTTGGTGGATGGTGACACTGTTGTTTTCGACTCTTTTGCCATCTTAATG TATCTCGATGACAAGTATCCACAGCACCCATTGCTGCCTCATGATCTTCAGAAAAAAGCTATTAATTACCAG GCAGCAAATATTGTTTCCTCAAGAATACAGCCACTTCAGAATCAACCTATGCTA AATTTTGTAGAGGGAAAAGTTGGTCTTGATGAGAAGCTTGCTTGGGCTCAATATCACATAGGCAAAGGCTTTGCAG CACTTGAGAAGCTGCTGAAAGATCATGCTGGAAGATATGCAACTGGAGATGAAGTTTTCCtg GCAGACATATTTCTAGCAGCACAGATTCATCcagcaattaaaaaattcaatgtAGATATG ACTCAGTTCCCTCTTCTACTGAGGTTGTATGCAGCATACAATGAGATACAATCCTTCCAGAACGCTATGCCTGAGAAACAGCCAGATACCCCTCCATCCAGCACCAGTTAA